The proteins below come from a single Rhodococcus sp. WMMA185 genomic window:
- a CDS encoding GNAT family N-acetyltransferase has product MIEIRNAIPEDYEEVSDLTVIAYVGGGFVEAHDPYADELRDTAERAEKADVRVAVMEGQIVGSVTIAAPDSPYAEVAEPGELEFRMLAVSSDARGAGVGTALVRDVLETAYDRGDQAVVMSTMSDMAAARRIYDRAGFVPVPERDWEPVPGVKLTVLKYEIV; this is encoded by the coding sequence ATGATAGAGATTCGGAATGCGATCCCGGAGGACTACGAGGAGGTCTCCGACCTCACGGTGATCGCCTACGTGGGCGGCGGGTTCGTGGAAGCACACGATCCGTACGCGGACGAACTTCGCGATACGGCCGAGCGCGCAGAGAAGGCCGACGTCCGAGTGGCCGTTATGGAGGGCCAGATCGTGGGATCGGTGACGATCGCGGCTCCCGACTCGCCGTACGCCGAAGTGGCCGAACCGGGTGAGCTCGAGTTCCGGATGCTCGCGGTGTCGTCCGATGCCCGCGGGGCCGGGGTCGGCACCGCCCTGGTGCGTGACGTGCTGGAAACTGCCTATGACCGGGGCGACCAGGCAGTAGTGATGTCCACCATGTCGGATATGGCCGCGGCCCGCCGAATATACGACCGAGCCGGCTTCGTGCCGGTGCCTGAACGCGACTGGGAACCGGTCCCAGGGGTCAAGTTGACCGTGCTGAAATACGAGATCGTCTGA
- a CDS encoding amino acid-binding protein, with amino-acid sequence MSYLLRVQLPDRPGSLGALAVALGSVGADILSLDVVERGAGFAVDDLVVDVEPGALPDTLISAAEDLPDVTVDSIRPYAGVLDTHRELELIDEVATATDDRLQVLVDGAPRVFRVGWSIVADLGPHGAYRVVGSSGAPETQATDIPWMPLEKPTALDGESDWVPASWRDMDTTLAAAPLGTTGRVLMLGRPGGPEFRPSEIARLGYLAGIIATVLI; translated from the coding sequence GTGTCGTACCTGCTTCGCGTCCAGCTTCCTGACCGACCCGGCAGCCTCGGCGCTCTGGCCGTTGCGCTGGGCTCGGTGGGTGCTGACATTCTGTCTCTCGACGTCGTGGAACGGGGTGCCGGATTTGCCGTTGACGATCTCGTGGTCGATGTCGAGCCGGGCGCCCTTCCCGACACTCTCATCTCGGCGGCCGAAGATCTGCCGGACGTCACTGTCGACTCCATCCGTCCCTACGCCGGAGTCCTCGACACTCACCGGGAACTCGAACTCATCGACGAAGTAGCCACCGCCACTGACGATCGTTTGCAGGTCCTCGTCGATGGCGCACCGCGCGTCTTTCGGGTCGGTTGGTCCATCGTGGCCGACCTCGGCCCCCACGGCGCATATCGCGTGGTCGGGAGCTCCGGAGCCCCGGAGACCCAGGCCACCGATATCCCGTGGATGCCGCTCGAGAAACCCACCGCGCTCGACGGCGAGAGCGACTGGGTACCGGCGTCGTGGCGCGACATGGACACCACTCTCGCAGCTGCTCCGCTCGGAACCACCGGCCGAGTGCTGATGCTCGGACGGCCTGGCGGACCGGAATTCCGCCCGTCCGAGATCGCCCGCCTGGGTTACCTCGCCGGCATCATCGCGACTGTCCTGATCTGA
- the gatC gene encoding Asp-tRNA(Asn)/Glu-tRNA(Gln) amidotransferase subunit GatC: MPAISRDEVAHLARLSRLALTDAELDEFAGQLDSILSHVKVVTEVPAEDVTPMANPNAVTNVTRPDVIVPGLTPEQALSGAPAVEQDRFAVPQILGEGE; encoded by the coding sequence GTGCCTGCCATCTCCCGTGACGAGGTCGCGCACCTCGCGCGGCTGTCTCGCCTCGCCCTGACCGATGCCGAACTCGACGAGTTCGCCGGCCAGTTGGATTCGATTCTCAGCCACGTGAAGGTGGTCACCGAAGTACCGGCCGAGGATGTAACGCCGATGGCGAATCCGAATGCGGTCACCAACGTGACGCGCCCCGACGTGATCGTTCCCGGCCTCACTCCCGAGCAGGCACTGTCGGGTGCTCCCGCTGTGGAGCAGGACCGCTTCGCCGTACCGCAGATCCTGGGAGAGGGCGAATGA
- the gatA gene encoding Asp-tRNA(Asn)/Glu-tRNA(Gln) amidotransferase subunit GatA: MSAELTTLDAADLASKIHRREVSSVEVTQAHLDRIAEVDGELGAFLHVAGEQALVSAKEVDASLAAGDDPASPLAGVPLALKDIFTTTDMPTTCASKILEGWIAPYDATLTGKLRDAGIPILGKTNLDEFAMGSSTENSAYGPTRNPWDTTRIPGGSGGGSAAALASRQAPLAIGTDTGGSIRQPAAVTATVGAKPTYGTVSRFGLVACASSLDQGGPCGRTVLDTALLHEVIAGHDPRDSTSIDTPVRPVVAAAREGAGGNLKGVKVGVVKELHSDSYQPGVIASFDAAVAQLTELGAEVVEVSCPNFEYALASYYLILPSEVSSNLARFDAMRYGLRVDGGGMSADQVMAATRAAGFGPEVKRRIMIGTYALSSGYYDEYYGQALKVRTLIARDFDNAYEQVDVLVSPTSPFTPWKLGEKVDDPLAMYLSDLCTLPTNLAGHCAMSVPSGFSADDGLPVGLQIMAPALADERLYRVGAAYEAARGPIGAPS; this comes from the coding sequence ATGAGCGCCGAACTGACCACTCTCGACGCGGCAGATCTCGCGTCGAAGATCCACCGCCGCGAGGTGTCGTCCGTTGAGGTCACCCAGGCGCATCTCGACCGGATCGCCGAAGTCGACGGCGAGCTCGGCGCCTTCTTGCACGTCGCGGGCGAGCAGGCCCTCGTCTCCGCCAAGGAGGTGGACGCCAGCCTTGCTGCCGGTGACGACCCGGCCTCGCCGCTGGCGGGGGTCCCGCTGGCGCTCAAGGACATCTTCACCACCACCGACATGCCCACCACGTGCGCCTCGAAGATTCTCGAGGGCTGGATCGCCCCGTACGACGCAACGCTCACCGGCAAACTTCGTGACGCCGGAATCCCGATCCTCGGCAAGACCAACCTCGACGAGTTCGCGATGGGCTCGTCCACCGAGAACTCCGCGTACGGCCCGACACGCAATCCGTGGGACACCACCCGTATCCCCGGCGGCTCGGGCGGCGGCAGCGCGGCAGCGCTCGCATCCAGGCAGGCGCCGCTCGCGATCGGAACCGATACCGGCGGATCGATCCGTCAGCCCGCCGCCGTCACCGCGACCGTCGGAGCCAAGCCGACCTACGGCACGGTCTCCCGGTTCGGTCTCGTCGCGTGCGCGTCGTCACTCGACCAGGGCGGCCCATGCGGCCGGACGGTCCTCGACACGGCATTGCTGCACGAGGTCATCGCCGGTCACGACCCGCGTGACTCCACGTCCATCGACACCCCGGTTCGCCCTGTGGTCGCTGCGGCGCGTGAGGGTGCGGGCGGGAACCTGAAGGGCGTGAAGGTGGGTGTGGTCAAGGAGCTGCACTCCGACAGCTACCAGCCCGGTGTGATCGCCTCGTTCGACGCCGCCGTCGCCCAGCTGACCGAACTCGGGGCCGAAGTGGTCGAGGTGTCGTGCCCGAACTTCGAATACGCGCTGGCATCGTATTATCTGATCCTGCCCAGCGAGGTGTCATCCAACCTCGCCCGCTTCGACGCGATGCGTTACGGGCTGCGGGTCGACGGCGGCGGCATGAGTGCCGACCAGGTGATGGCCGCCACGCGGGCCGCAGGCTTCGGTCCGGAGGTCAAGCGCCGCATCATGATCGGCACCTACGCGTTGTCGTCGGGCTATTACGACGAGTACTACGGTCAGGCTCTCAAAGTACGGACCCTCATCGCTCGAGACTTCGACAACGCCTATGAGCAGGTGGACGTCCTGGTCTCGCCGACCAGCCCCTTCACCCCGTGGAAGCTGGGGGAGAAGGTGGACGATCCGCTCGCGATGTACCTGTCGGACCTGTGCACACTGCCGACGAACCTGGCGGGGCACTGCGCAATGTCGGTTCCTTCGGGATTCTCCGCCGACGACGGTCTGCCGGTCGGTTTGCAGATCATGGCCCCCGCGTTGGCCGACGAGCGGCTGTATCGGGTCGGCGCGGCTTACGAGGCTGCTCGCGGTCCCATCGGGGCGCCGAGCTAG
- a CDS encoding alpha/beta-hydrolase family protein, with protein sequence MTSVLTGSAPSTTQVHSRATAFSTPRADPRRIATSGLPRASSTIAVAGAILASLAPSLLPRTAPTQAVFSGTIAAVVLGIVILARRLGRHVPRWRDRRAPRESMRFLALTGSMVAVSWAMILADHWQDSLRTAMGMPTVGPGHWIRTIVFATATFLILVGVGIIIAAVVRRLGWIGSVAGAIALATGLQLVAAPTLWAMTSGSYSDADTLVDVSVQRPMSGELSGSSDSAITWESLGRQGRRFVAAGEQSPSIRTYVGVNSAPDVESRASLAVSELERAGGFARSAIVVAVPTGSGWIDENAVDGFEERFDGDVAIVGMQYSYLPSWMAFMFNRSAANESAAALFDAIADRIENLPADGFRPMLYVYGQSLGSVGGSAIFASSGQRERQVCAALWAGPPARSVEAGGATVIANTSDPVVWWSPGLVLRRPDLAFTHRDAPVPQWIPGITFLQTSVDLISALNVPVGHGHRYGTEQGTALPDCAQPGSRSF encoded by the coding sequence ATGACCAGTGTTCTCACCGGCAGCGCACCGAGCACCACGCAGGTTCACTCGCGAGCTACGGCATTCTCGACACCTCGCGCGGATCCGAGGAGGATTGCGACCTCCGGACTCCCCCGCGCATCTTCCACGATCGCCGTCGCCGGCGCGATACTCGCATCGCTCGCGCCGTCACTTCTGCCCCGCACCGCCCCGACGCAAGCCGTGTTCAGCGGCACCATCGCGGCCGTCGTTCTCGGCATCGTCATCCTCGCCCGCCGGCTGGGACGGCACGTCCCACGGTGGCGTGACCGTCGTGCTCCGCGAGAGTCGATGCGGTTTCTGGCCCTGACCGGATCCATGGTCGCTGTGAGCTGGGCGATGATACTTGCCGATCACTGGCAAGACTCGCTGCGTACGGCCATGGGCATGCCGACGGTGGGGCCCGGGCATTGGATTCGCACGATCGTCTTTGCCACAGCGACATTTCTGATCCTCGTCGGTGTCGGCATCATCATCGCCGCGGTGGTCCGGCGTCTCGGCTGGATCGGCAGCGTCGCCGGCGCAATCGCCCTCGCGACGGGGCTCCAACTTGTCGCCGCACCGACATTGTGGGCCATGACATCTGGCTCCTACAGCGACGCCGACACCCTCGTCGACGTGTCGGTGCAAAGGCCGATGTCCGGCGAACTGTCCGGCAGTTCCGATTCCGCGATCACCTGGGAGTCGCTCGGACGGCAGGGGCGACGGTTCGTGGCCGCTGGAGAGCAGTCGCCGAGCATTCGTACCTACGTCGGCGTGAACTCTGCACCTGACGTCGAGTCCCGCGCCTCACTTGCGGTCTCGGAACTCGAACGGGCAGGGGGATTCGCACGCTCGGCAATCGTCGTTGCCGTCCCGACCGGTTCGGGGTGGATCGACGAGAATGCCGTCGACGGCTTCGAGGAGCGGTTCGATGGGGACGTTGCGATCGTCGGGATGCAGTACTCGTACCTGCCGAGTTGGATGGCCTTCATGTTCAACCGCTCCGCCGCAAACGAATCGGCAGCGGCGCTATTCGATGCGATTGCCGATCGGATCGAGAATCTGCCTGCGGACGGATTCCGCCCCATGCTCTACGTATACGGCCAGAGCCTCGGATCAGTCGGGGGCAGCGCCATTTTCGCGAGTTCGGGACAACGGGAACGACAGGTGTGCGCCGCTCTCTGGGCGGGGCCGCCCGCCCGGTCCGTCGAGGCGGGCGGTGCAACAGTCATTGCGAACACCTCGGATCCGGTGGTGTGGTGGTCGCCGGGTCTGGTACTGCGCCGCCCCGACCTGGCGTTCACGCACCGCGATGCGCCTGTACCCCAGTGGATTCCGGGAATCACATTCCTACAGACAAGTGTCGACCTGATATCCGCATTGAACGTTCCTGTCGGACACGGACATCGATACGGGACCGAGCAGGGCACAGCCTTACCCGACTGTGCCCAACCCGGAAGCCGATCGTTCTAG
- a CDS encoding sensor histidine kinase: MKTRTRRATAGRWLNVAIIVVTAILFAVAWPTLHLTHQVAPAIQPFVAALAAFPFLLIRINPALGWAVSAVAALVIPHAFALQDGNSLSLQVVHILVILVLLAAVSVQAALPIVGVAWISTVPLFLAATPGSDGLGWVVGLTAIVTFGLLVRWLLLSRRQLAQQEELSELERTRRTVLEEKARIARDLHDVVAHHMSMVVVQAQSAPYRLQDVSDETRAEFDSIGSAGRAALNEVRGLLGVLRSDGQLAEHAPQPGAEQIGELLDGSRSAGIPVVWNIEGEPSRVSEPVGLVMYRILQESLANAARHAPGAQVQVDIAYSGPATLAVVNAPSPETAADSVAESSGGHGIIGMRERAHAVGGVFAAGPRADGGFEVTATFAASGV, translated from the coding sequence ATGAAGACGCGCACCCGTAGAGCCACTGCAGGTCGATGGTTGAACGTGGCAATAATCGTGGTCACGGCGATTTTGTTCGCTGTGGCGTGGCCGACGCTGCACCTGACCCATCAGGTCGCCCCTGCGATCCAGCCGTTCGTCGCGGCCCTTGCGGCGTTCCCGTTCCTCCTCATCCGGATCAACCCGGCTCTGGGCTGGGCGGTCTCAGCGGTGGCGGCTCTGGTGATTCCGCACGCCTTCGCTCTCCAGGACGGAAACAGTCTCTCCTTGCAGGTGGTGCATATCCTGGTGATCCTGGTACTGCTTGCGGCGGTGAGTGTGCAGGCGGCACTGCCGATCGTCGGCGTGGCGTGGATCTCTACCGTGCCGTTGTTCCTCGCCGCGACCCCGGGATCCGACGGTCTCGGCTGGGTGGTCGGCCTCACTGCGATCGTCACGTTCGGACTGCTCGTCCGCTGGCTGCTACTTTCGCGCAGGCAACTCGCGCAGCAGGAGGAGTTGAGCGAGCTCGAGCGGACCCGGCGGACGGTTCTCGAGGAGAAGGCGCGGATTGCCCGCGATCTGCACGACGTGGTGGCGCACCACATGTCGATGGTTGTCGTGCAGGCCCAGAGTGCGCCCTACCGACTCCAGGACGTCTCGGACGAGACCCGGGCCGAGTTCGACTCGATCGGATCGGCGGGCCGCGCGGCTCTCAACGAGGTGCGCGGGCTGCTCGGTGTGCTGCGCAGCGACGGACAACTCGCCGAACACGCCCCGCAGCCAGGGGCCGAGCAGATCGGTGAATTGCTCGACGGTAGCCGTAGTGCAGGCATCCCGGTCGTGTGGAACATCGAAGGTGAGCCGAGCCGGGTGTCGGAGCCCGTGGGTCTCGTGATGTATCGGATTCTGCAGGAGTCTCTGGCCAACGCGGCACGGCACGCGCCCGGTGCGCAAGTGCAGGTGGACATCGCATACTCGGGTCCTGCGACGCTTGCCGTCGTCAATGCTCCGTCACCGGAGACCGCTGCCGACTCTGTCGCGGAATCGTCAGGCGGACACGGGATCATCGGGATGCGTGAACGCGCGCACGCCGTCGGGGGCGTGTTCGCAGCAGGCCCGCGGGCAGACGGTGGTTTCGAGGTGACGGCGACGTTCGCGGCCTCGGGTGTGTAG
- a CDS encoding response regulator, translating to MSITVFIADDQAMVRQGFGALLASQPDISVIGDAPDGAVAVSEVKRLRPDVVLMDVRMPEMNGLDAARAILSAGFDPPVRVLMLTTFDIDDYVYEALGIGASGFMLKDAPAEELIRAVRVVADGEALLAPTVTRRLIADVTSRRSTARRKPTAISALTPREREVLELIACGMSNTEIAEKLFVAEQTVKTHVGKVLSKLDLRDRAQAVVLAYESGLVTPG from the coding sequence GTGTCGATTACCGTATTCATCGCCGACGACCAGGCTATGGTCCGGCAGGGCTTTGGAGCCCTCCTTGCCTCGCAGCCCGATATCAGCGTCATCGGTGACGCTCCGGACGGCGCGGTGGCGGTGAGTGAGGTCAAGCGGCTGCGTCCCGACGTCGTGTTGATGGATGTCCGCATGCCGGAAATGAATGGGCTCGACGCCGCCCGCGCCATCTTGTCGGCGGGATTCGATCCGCCGGTTCGGGTGCTGATGCTTACCACCTTCGACATAGACGACTATGTCTATGAGGCGTTGGGTATCGGGGCCAGCGGATTCATGCTCAAGGACGCGCCGGCCGAGGAACTCATCCGTGCCGTCCGGGTGGTCGCGGACGGGGAGGCGCTGCTCGCGCCGACCGTAACCCGACGGTTGATCGCCGATGTGACCAGTCGCCGTAGCACGGCGCGTCGCAAACCGACCGCGATTTCCGCTCTCACACCGCGTGAGCGCGAGGTACTCGAACTCATCGCCTGTGGCATGTCGAACACCGAAATCGCGGAGAAGCTGTTCGTCGCCGAACAGACCGTCAAGACGCATGTCGGCAAGGTGCTGTCGAAGCTCGATCTCCGAGACCGCGCGCAGGCAGTGGTGCTCGCCTACGAGAGCGGCCTCGTCACACCCGGCTGA
- a CDS encoding ATP-dependent 6-phosphofructokinase, translated as MRIGILTGGGDCPGLNAVIRAVVRTADGRYRSSVVGFRDGWRGLLEDRKVALANDDRTDRILTRGGTILGTARVNPDKLRAGLDDIRQTLDNNGIDVLIPIGGEGTLTAASWLAESGVPVIGVPKTIDNDIDCTDVTFGFDTALATATDAIDRLHTTAESHQRVMLVEVMGRHAGWIALNSGLASGAHLTLVPEVPFDVAKVCTLIKARFQRGDSHFICVIAEGAAPTPESMTLREGGIDEFGHKRFTGVAQQLGDEIERRIGKEVRTTVLGHVQRGGTPTAFDRVLATRFGVRATDAAHRGDFGNMVALHGTAVDLVPLADATRRLKTVPRERYDEVSAFFG; from the coding sequence ATGCGGATCGGAATCCTTACCGGCGGCGGCGACTGCCCCGGACTCAACGCGGTAATCAGGGCGGTGGTGCGTACCGCCGACGGTCGGTACCGCAGCTCGGTGGTGGGATTCCGGGACGGATGGCGGGGCTTGCTCGAGGATCGGAAGGTCGCGCTGGCCAACGACGACCGAACCGACCGAATTCTCACCCGTGGCGGCACAATCCTCGGCACTGCGCGGGTGAACCCGGACAAGCTTCGGGCTGGTCTCGACGACATCCGGCAGACACTCGACAACAACGGGATCGATGTCCTCATCCCGATCGGGGGCGAGGGCACGCTCACTGCCGCGAGTTGGCTCGCAGAGAGCGGGGTGCCCGTGATCGGCGTGCCGAAGACTATTGACAACGACATCGACTGCACCGATGTGACGTTCGGGTTCGACACTGCCCTGGCCACCGCCACCGATGCCATTGACCGCCTGCACACTACCGCCGAATCACACCAGCGGGTGATGCTCGTGGAGGTGATGGGCCGGCACGCAGGCTGGATAGCCCTCAATTCGGGCCTTGCATCCGGCGCGCATCTCACCCTCGTGCCCGAGGTCCCGTTCGACGTCGCCAAGGTGTGCACTCTCATCAAGGCGAGATTCCAGCGGGGCGATTCGCACTTCATTTGCGTTATCGCGGAAGGTGCTGCCCCGACCCCCGAGTCGATGACGTTGCGCGAAGGCGGTATCGACGAGTTCGGTCACAAGAGGTTTACCGGAGTCGCTCAGCAACTCGGAGACGAGATCGAACGTCGCATCGGCAAGGAGGTGCGGACGACCGTTCTCGGGCACGTTCAGCGAGGGGGCACCCCCACCGCGTTCGACCGGGTACTGGCGACCCGATTCGGGGTGCGTGCCACCGATGCCGCTCATCGCGGTGATTTCGGAAATATGGTCGCCCTGCACGGAACGGCGGTCGATCTCGTCCCACTCGCGGACGCGACTCGGCGGCTGAAGACGGTGCCGAGGGAGCGGTACGACGAGGTATCCGCATTCTTCGGCTGA
- the gatB gene encoding Asp-tRNA(Asn)/Glu-tRNA(Gln) amidotransferase subunit GatB, which translates to MTAVDAPDLLEYNDVLAKYEPVLGMEVHVELGTSTKMFCPCPTEFGAEPNTQVCPVCLGLPGAMPVVNAAAVESAIRIGLALNCSITPWGRFARKNYFYPDQPKNYQISQYDEPIATDGYLDVVLDDGTTWRVEIERAHMEEDTGKSLHVGGATGRIHGASHSLLDYNRAGVPLVEIVTKTITGAGERAPEVARAYVTALRDLLKSLKVSDVRMDQGSMRCDSNVSLMPIGASEFGTRTETKNVNSLKSVEAAVRYEMRRQAAVLEAGGQVIQETRHFQEADGTTSPGRRKETAEDYRYFPEPDLEPVAPSAEWVEELRATLPELPWVRRARIQADWGISDEVMRDLVNSGALDLVIATTEAGAAPEAARSWWVSYLAQQANTRGVELAELPISPAQVARVISMIDSGKLNNKMARQVVDYVLAGEGDPEQVVANRPELVVERDDTKLKAAVDEALAANPDIAEKIRGGKVAAAGKIVGDVMKATRGQADPARVKELVVEACS; encoded by the coding sequence ATGACTGCTGTCGATGCTCCGGACCTCCTCGAGTACAACGATGTGCTGGCCAAGTACGAGCCGGTTCTCGGTATGGAGGTGCACGTGGAACTCGGCACCAGTACCAAGATGTTCTGTCCGTGCCCCACTGAGTTCGGCGCCGAGCCCAACACGCAGGTGTGCCCGGTCTGCCTGGGCCTTCCCGGGGCGATGCCGGTCGTGAACGCGGCTGCCGTAGAGTCGGCTATCCGCATCGGGCTGGCGCTGAATTGCTCGATCACACCCTGGGGCCGGTTCGCGCGGAAGAACTACTTCTATCCGGATCAGCCCAAGAACTATCAGATCTCCCAGTACGACGAGCCGATCGCCACGGACGGCTACCTCGACGTCGTGCTCGACGACGGCACCACGTGGCGAGTCGAGATCGAGCGCGCGCACATGGAAGAGGACACCGGAAAGTCGTTGCACGTCGGTGGTGCGACCGGGCGCATCCACGGGGCCAGCCATTCGCTGCTCGACTACAACCGTGCCGGTGTGCCGCTGGTCGAGATCGTGACCAAGACGATCACCGGCGCCGGTGAGCGCGCTCCCGAGGTGGCTCGCGCCTACGTCACCGCGCTGCGCGATCTGCTGAAGTCGCTGAAGGTGTCGGACGTCCGCATGGATCAAGGCTCGATGCGCTGCGACTCCAACGTTTCGTTGATGCCGATCGGAGCCTCCGAATTCGGCACTCGAACCGAGACCAAGAACGTCAACTCGCTCAAGAGCGTCGAGGCGGCGGTCCGGTACGAGATGCGTCGCCAGGCCGCGGTGCTCGAAGCCGGTGGACAGGTGATCCAGGAGACCCGGCACTTCCAGGAGGCGGACGGCACCACGTCGCCGGGTCGCCGCAAGGAGACAGCTGAGGATTACCGCTATTTCCCTGAGCCGGATCTCGAACCGGTAGCGCCGAGTGCCGAGTGGGTGGAAGAACTGCGGGCCACCCTCCCCGAGTTGCCGTGGGTCCGCCGAGCGCGGATTCAGGCCGACTGGGGAATCTCGGACGAGGTCATGCGTGATCTGGTCAACTCAGGAGCCCTCGATCTGGTGATCGCCACGACCGAGGCCGGCGCAGCCCCGGAGGCGGCACGATCGTGGTGGGTGTCGTACCTGGCGCAGCAGGCGAATACCCGCGGCGTCGAGCTTGCGGAGCTCCCGATCTCGCCTGCACAGGTCGCACGGGTGATCTCGATGATCGACAGCGGGAAGCTGAACAACAAGATGGCCCGACAGGTGGTGGACTACGTCCTTGCCGGGGAGGGTGATCCGGAGCAGGTTGTGGCGAACCGACCCGAACTGGTCGTCGAACGTGACGACACGAAGCTCAAGGCGGCCGTCGACGAGGCGTTGGCGGCGAATCCGGACATCGCCGAGAAGATCCGCGGAGGCAAAGTTGCGGCCGCGGGCAAGATTGTCGGCGACGTCATGAAGGCCACCCGCGGCCAGGCCGACCCTGCCCGCGTCAAGGAACTTGTCGTCGAGGCCTGCAGCTAG
- a CDS encoding PQQ-dependent sugar dehydrogenase: MMVGGCRRKASGRPVMAMYILCVTAVIAAGCARFDDSASSPFTPEPTGSVGGEVEPRNPPPTTTEAPPPTSLGPCQDPDPSVVATCLDTTGGLVVLPDGATALVTERRTGRIMQVAEGQTPVEVARIDVDGSSDGGLLDIALSPTFVEDNLIYAYVTTPTDNRVVRIAPGDSAKEILGGIPRGATGNAGSLEFSGSDLMVLTGNAGSPQAAADPASLAGKLLKVTSLSPTATSPAPPPEVMLSGIGAAGGVCVDPGVAVWVTDRTPLEDRLQRVGPDGSAPTPTWTWPERPGVGGCVAAGDVVAVSLSTGQGMSVLAADPGTGAVTTAPSVIAQDRYGALGGAALGPDGLIWASTVNKTVGDPGPNDDRVIKMPLPSGGGGFD, translated from the coding sequence ATGATGGTGGGTGGGTGTCGTCGGAAGGCCTCCGGCAGACCTGTGATGGCGATGTACATACTGTGCGTGACCGCGGTCATCGCCGCGGGATGCGCTCGATTCGACGATTCCGCTTCCTCACCGTTCACACCTGAACCGACCGGTTCGGTGGGCGGCGAAGTCGAACCGCGGAACCCGCCGCCCACCACCACGGAGGCCCCACCTCCGACCTCGCTGGGACCCTGCCAGGATCCCGACCCCAGTGTCGTTGCTACTTGCCTGGACACCACCGGTGGACTGGTTGTCCTCCCCGACGGGGCCACCGCGCTGGTCACCGAGCGTCGGACCGGGCGCATCATGCAAGTCGCGGAGGGGCAGACACCCGTCGAGGTCGCGCGAATAGACGTTGACGGCAGTTCCGACGGAGGCCTGCTCGACATCGCTCTGTCGCCGACTTTCGTCGAGGACAACCTGATCTACGCCTACGTCACGACGCCGACGGACAATCGGGTCGTGCGGATTGCACCCGGCGATTCCGCAAAAGAGATTCTCGGCGGGATCCCTCGGGGCGCGACCGGCAACGCCGGTTCACTCGAATTCTCTGGCAGCGACTTGATGGTCCTCACTGGCAATGCGGGCAGTCCCCAAGCGGCCGCCGACCCTGCTTCGCTCGCCGGGAAACTGTTGAAGGTCACGTCGTTGTCCCCGACAGCGACGTCGCCGGCGCCGCCGCCAGAGGTGATGCTGTCGGGCATCGGTGCTGCGGGGGGCGTGTGTGTCGACCCTGGGGTCGCGGTCTGGGTCACCGACCGCACCCCACTCGAAGACCGGTTGCAACGCGTCGGCCCCGACGGTTCGGCGCCGACGCCGACCTGGACATGGCCCGAACGTCCGGGTGTCGGCGGCTGCGTCGCTGCGGGTGACGTCGTCGCCGTGTCATTGAGTACAGGTCAGGGCATGTCTGTGCTCGCTGCGGATCCAGGTACGGGTGCCGTAACCACTGCACCCAGCGTCATCGCGCAGGACCGCTACGGCGCACTCGGCGGCGCCGCTCTCGGACCCGACGGCCTCATCTGGGCGAGCACGGTCAACAAGACCGTCGGCGATCCAGGCCCCAACGACGACCGTGTCATCAAGATGCCCCTGCCCTCCGGAGGCGGCGGATTCGACTGA